From the genome of Streptomyces spinoverrucosus:
CGGCGCCCAGCCGAACATCAGCTGGATGAGGGGTGCGTCCAGACTGCGTCCGGCGCCCACGGGCTGCGGCTCGGGGATGAACGGGTCGTAGTTGCTGCCGGTGATGAAGAAGGCGCCGGCGATGATCACGACGAGGACGACGGTCACCTTGATGGCGACGACGACGGACGTGACGCGCGCCGAGAGCTTCATGCCGACCACGAGGATGGCGGTGAGCACCAGCACCAGGGCGGCGGCGAGGATGTCGAAGCCGAAGCCGTCGGCGCCCTCCCGGGTCCCGAGCGCCTCCGGCATCTGCCAGCCCGCGTTCTCCAGCAGCGAGGCGATGTACCCCGACCAGCCGACGGCGACCACCGCCGTGCCGAGCGCGAACTCCAGGACGAGGTCCCAGCCGATGATCCAGGCGGGCAGTTCGCCCAGGGAGGCGTACGAGAAGGTGTACGCGGAACCGGCCACCGGGACGGTGGAGGCGAACTCGGCGTAGCACAGCGCGGCGAGGGCGCAGACGACGCCGGCCGCGACGAAGGACAGCGCGACGGCCGGTCCGGCGTTGTTCTTCGCGACCGCGCCGGTGAGGACGAAGATGCCGGTGCCGATGATCACACCGACGCCGAAGACCGTCAGGTCCAGGGCGGACAGGGATTTCTTGAGCGCGTGCTCTGGCTCCTCGGTATCGAGGATGGACTGCTCGACCTTCTTCGTCCGGAAGAGGGTGCTGCTCACGGCGTACCTCCCACGCTTGTCGTCCTCGACATGATCGAGAGGGGGCGTAGTCCGTATGCCCCGACGCGGGCCGTCTCACGCGAATGGGCCGGTGCCGCCACTGTGAAGAGTGGTGGCACCGGCCCATTCAGGGGGTTCCGGGTGGCGCGGAGATCAGTCGCGCGCGGCCTCGATCTCGTCGGCGGCGCTGCGCTCGTACCGCCCGTCGAGCCGGGAGACCAGGCCGGTGACCTGGCGGGCGATGTCGGGGGCGGTCAGCCCGATCTCCGCCATGACCTCGGCGCGGGAGGCGTGGTCGAGGAAGCGCGGCGGGATGCCGAAGTCGCGCAGCGGTACGTCGACACCCGCGTCCCGCAGGGCCTGAGCGACGCTCGATCCGACGCCGCCGACGCGGGAGTTGTCCTCGACGGTGACGACCACGCGGTGCCGCTCGGCGAGCGGGGCCATGGCCTCGTCGACGGGCTTGACCCAGCGCGGGTCGACGACGGTGGTGGAGATGCCCTGCTTGTCGAGGAGGGAGGCGATCTCCAGGCACATCGGCGCGAGGGCGCCGACCGAGACGAGCAGCACGTCCGGGGTGGTGGTGCCGGGCTCGCGCAGTACGTCCATGCCGCCGATCCGGCCGACGGCCGGTACGGCGGGGCCGACGGCGCCCTTCGAGAAGCGCACCACGGTCGGCGCGTCGTCGACGTCGACGGCCTCGCGCAGCTGGGCGCGCACCTGCTCGGCGTCGCGCGGGGCGGCGAGCCTGAGGCCCGGGACGACCTGGAGGATCGACATGTCCCACATGCCGTTGTGGGAGGCGCCGTCGGTGCCGGTGATGCCGGCCCGGTCCAGCACGAAGGTCACCCCGCACTTGTGCAGGGCGACATCCATCAGGACCTGGTCGAAGGCGCGGTTGAGGAAGGTGGCGTAGACGGCGAAGACGGGGTGCACCCCGCCGGTGGCGAGGCCCGCCGCGGAGACGGCGCCGTGCTGCTCGGCGATGCCGACGTCGTAGACCCGCTCCGGGAAGATCTTCGCGAAGCGGTCCAGGCCGACGGGCTGGAGCATGGCGGCGGTGATGGCGACGACGTCCTCGCGCTCCTTGCCGAGCTTGACCATCTCGTCGCCGAAGACGGAGGTCCAGTCGGCGCCGGAGGACGCGATCGGCAGGCCCGTGTCGGGGTGGATCTTGCCGACGGCGTGGAAGCGGTCGGCCTCGTCCTGGAGGGCGGGCTGGTAGCCGCGGCCCTTCTCGGTGAGGCAGTGCACGATCACCGGGCCGCCGAACCGCTTGGCGCGGGCCAGCGCGGACTCCAGCGCCTCGATGTCGTGGCCGTCGATCGGGCCGACGTACTTCAGGCCGAGGTCCTCGAACATGCCCTGCGGCGCGATGAAGTCCTTCAGCCCCTTCTTGGCGCCGTGCAGGGTGTCGTAGAGCGGCCGGCCGACGACCGGGGTGCGCTCCAGCACTTCCTTCGTCCGGGCCAGGAAACGTTCGTAGCCGTCGGTGGTGCGCAGCGTCGCGAGGTGGTTGGCGAGGCCGCCGATCGTGGGCGCGTACGAACGCTCGTTGTCGTTGACGACGATGACGAGCGGGCGGTCCTTGGCGTCGGCGATGTTGTTCAGCGCCTCCCAGGCCATACCGCCGGTGAGCGCCCCGTCACCGATCACGGCGACCACGTGGTCGTCGCGTTTGCGCAGCTGGTTGGCCTTCGCCAGGCCGTCGGCCCAGCCGAGGACCGTGGAGGCGTGGCTGTTCTCGATGACGTCGTGCTCGGACTCGGCCTGCGAGGGGTAGCCGGACAAGCCGCCCTTCATCTTCAGCCGGGAGAAGTCCTGCCGACCGGTGAGCAGCTTGTGGACGTAGGCCTGGTGACCCGTGTCCCACAGCACCTTGTCCTTCGGCGAGTCGAACACACGGTGCAGGGCGATGGTCAGCTCGACCACGCCGAGGTTGGGGCCGAGGTGGCCGCCGGTCTTGGAGACGGCCTCGACAAGGAAGGTCCGGATCTCCTGCGCCAGCTGGTCCAGCTCCTCCAGGGTGAGCCGATCCAGATCGCGCGGTCCCGTGATGCGGGTCAGCAGCGGCACCCGTGCCTCCTTGCAGTAGAGCTGTTCGAGCTGTTGCCGGGCTCGACGAGTCTAATGTTCCGCCCCGGCCCCCGACGCCAGGGCACTGGGTCGTACGTCACGCGTTCGGCTCTACCCAGGAGAGACCCTTTCTACGACACGACTGTGCCCGGCACCGCCATTGGCGCCGGGCACATGTTCGAAAGGAGCGGGACTGCACGCCCTCAGGGGCGCGGGGCTGTATCAATGTGCGGCTCCGCCGCGTGGGCGCGACAAGCCACACACGGCCCGCACCCAGCGATCCACCGCACCCCTACGGCGCAGCCCTACGCTCGACCAGCGGTCTTCTGCGTCCGCCGCGTGATGGAGTCAATAACCACCGTGGTCAACAGCACACCCGCAGTGATCATGTACTTCACCGGCTCGGCGATGGACTCCAGCTGCAACCCGTACTGGATGGAAACAATCACCAGCACACCCAGCAGCGCGTTCCACGTACGCCCACGCCCACCGAACAGCGACGTACCACCGATCACGGCCGCCGCGATCGCGTTCATCAGCAGATCACCGGTACCGGCGCTCTGGTTCGCCGACGCGATCTTCGACGCCAGGAACAGACCACCGATCGCCGCGAACCCACCGGAGATCGCGAACACGGAGATCCGTACCGCCGTGACGTTGATACCCGCGCGCCGCGACGCCTCGACACTGCCACCGAGCGCGAAGACCTTGCGGCCGTACGAGGTCCGGCGCAGCACGAAGTCCGTGCCCACCAGGAACACCAGGAAGATCACGGTCGCCAGCGGCAGACCCTTGTACTGGTTGTACATGAACGCCGCGGCGAAGGATACCACCGCGAGCAGCACCGTCCGCAGCAGCGTGTCGCTCAGCGGCCGCGAAGGAACACCGGCCGCCTCACGCCGCCGGTTCCCCAGGAACGACGTGACGAAGAAGATGCCGGTCACCACGGCCGCCAGGCCGTACGCGGCGGCGATATCGGTGAAGAAGTACGTCGTCAGCTGGCCGATGAAGCCGTCGCTGTCGAGGTTGATCGTGCCGTTCTCGCCCAGCGTCTGGAGCATGAAGCCCAGCCAGAAGAGCAGACCGGCCAGGGTGACCGCGAACGCCGGAGCGCCGAGGACCGCGAAGAAGAAGCCGTGCGCCGCGCCGATGAGGGCGCCCGCGCCGACCGCGAAGAGCACCGCCACCCACTCGGGCCAGCCCTGGTTCACCGCGAGCACGGCCGCGATGGCGCTGGACGCGCCGCTGACGGAGCCGACGGACAGGTCGATCTCGCCGAGCAGCAGCACGAAGACGATGCCGACCGAGATCATGCCGGTGCCGACCATCGTGACGGTGATGTCACTGATGTTCTGCGCGGACAGGAACGCGGAGTTCAGGCTCTGGAAGACGACGCAGATGACGATCAGGCCGATGATGACCGGGATGGAGCCCAGCTCACCCGCCTTCATCTTGCGCTTGAACTCACCGAGGTAGCCCGCGAGGCCGCGCTCGCGCACGAGCAGCCGGGGGTCGACCGCGGTCACGGCGGCCGCGGCCGCCTCGGGGTTCTCGACGGCGTGTTCGTCCGCCGCCGACGTGGAGGTCTTGTCGATGCTCACTTGGAAACCTCCCCGTTCGTGCGCGCCGCACGGCGGGTCACGGCGTTTTCGGTGGCGCCGGTGATGGCGGAGATGATCTCCTCCTGCGAGGTCGTCTTGACCTCGAAGACGCCGTTGTTGCGGCCGAGGCGCAGTACCGCCACCTTGTCGGCGACGGCCTTGACGTCGGCCATGTTGTGGCTGATGAGGATGACCGCGTGGTCGCGCTCGCGCAGCCGCTCCACCAGGTCGAGGACCTGGGCGGTCTGCTCGACGCCGAGGGCGGCGGTCGGCTCGTCGAGGATGACGAGCTTGGGCTCGCCGAGCATCGAGCGTGCGATGGCCACGGTCTGGCGCTGACCGCCGGAGAGCGAGGCGATCGGGATGCGGACGCTGGGGATGCGGATCGAGAGCGTCTGCAGCAACTCGCGGGAGCGGCGCTCCATTTCGACCTCGTCGAGGACGCCCCACTTCCTCAGCTCACGGCCGAGGAACAGGTTTCCGACGACGTCGATGTTGTCGCACAGCGCGAGGTCCTGGTAGACGGTCGCGATGCCCAGGGCCTGGGCGTCGTGCGGCCTGTTGATCGAAACGGCCTTGCCTTCCCACTCGATGACACCGTCATCGATGGGGTGCACGCCGGCGATCGTCTTGACCAGCGTGGACTTTCCGGCGCCGTTGTCGCCGACCAGGGCGACCACCTCACCGGCGTGGACCTCAAGCTCTACGTCGGTGAGCGCCTGAACGGCACCGAACCGCTTGGAGACCCCGCGCAACGCCAGCACGGGCGTAGCGGACACGTGAACCATCTCCTTCGCCGCCTGACCCGGCGGGAGGTTGTGCAGAAATGCTGGGTGGGTGGGCGGGGGATACCCGCGGGGATGTTCCGTCCGGCGCCCCGCTACGAGCTTGCGGGGCTGTGTGTGACGCGGGGCGCCGGAGGAGTCTGTGGTACGGCGGTCCGGTACGGGAACTCCGGAGCGGGTTCCCGTACTTGGAGTGGACCGGGACCGTGTCAGCCGCCGATGCCGGCCTTCTCGCAGGCCGACTTGTAGCTGCCGGTGCAGATCTCGTCGGCGGTGTAGATGCCGTCCTTGATCACGGTGTCGTTGATGCTGTCCTTGGTCAGGGAGACGACCGGGACCAGGACCGACGGGACGTCCTTGGCGCTGCCGCTGGAGACCTTGTCCTTGGCGATGGCGCCCAGGTCCTCACCCTTGGCCAGGGCGACTGCCATCTCGGCGGCGACCTCGGCCTCCTGCGGGTAGGACTTGTAGACGCTCATGTACTGCTCGTCGCTGAGGATGCGCTGCACGGCGGCGAGCTCGGCGTCCTGGCCGGTGACCGGGATGTCGGCGATGCCGGCGGCCTTCAGGGCGGTGATGATGCCGCCCGCCATGCCGTCGTTGGCGGAGTAGACACCGGCGATCTTGTCCTTGCCGAGCGCCGTGATCGCCGCCTCCATGTTGGCGTTGGCGTTGTCCGGCGACCATTCCTTGGTGTCGAACTCGCGGCCGATCTTCACCTTGCCGTCGAGGACGGAGTGCGCGCCATCCTTGAACTGCTTGGCGTTGGGGTCGGTGGACGAGCCGTTCATCATGACGATCTGGCTGTCCTTGGCCTTGGCGCCCAGGGCCTTCAGCAGGGCCTCACCCTGGGTCCTGCCGACCTCCTCGTTGTCGAACGAGGTGTAGGCGCTGATCGGTCCCTCGGCCAGGCGGTCGTAGGCGACGACCTTGATGCCCGCGTCCGCGGCCTTCTGCACGGAGTTCTTGATCGCCTTGGCGTCCACGGCGTCCAGGATCAGCACGTCCACCTTGTTGGTGATCATCGTGTCGACCTGCTGCGCCTGGAGGTTGGCGTCCTGGCGGGCGTTGTTGTACTGGATCTCCGCCTTGTTGTTCGTCAGCTCCTTGATCTTCTTCTCGATCAGCGGCCGGTCGAACTTCTCGTAACGCGCGGTCTTGTTCTCCGGAAGGAGGAGGCCGACCTTGATGTTGTCACCCTTGGCGGCGGCGGAGCCGGTGGCGTCGGTGTCGCCGCCCGCTTCCTCAGCGCTGCCACAGGCGGCGAGCGAGACAGCCATCGCACCGGCGGCGATGGCAACGGCGGCACGACGCATACGCGTGTTCACTTCATAACCTCCCTGACGAGGCCGCGTCGTTGCGGCCGAGGTGGCTGGAAGTCAACTCGGCCACACGTGCGACGTCAAGAAGTAAATCCTTAACGGGTTGGCAACGGTGCCATACGTTCTCTAAGTGAAGGCAGGTGCAACGGCCGGAAGCGCCCCGGCGGCGCTGCCGTCCAAAAGTGTCGAATCGCCCATCTCGCTCAGGGCGAGGGCGAGCGCCCCGAGCACCTCCGCACGGCCGCCAAGCGCCCCTGGAAGGACGGACAGTTGGCGCGCGGCACTGGGGATGGCGTAGCGGCCGACGGACTCCCGGATAGGCCCGAGTACCAGCTCTCCGGCCTCGGCGAGATCTCCGCCCAGGACCACTCTGCTCGGGTTCAGCAGGTTGCACAGGTTGGCGACTCCACTGCCGATGTGGCGGCCGACGTCGGCGATCACCCGACGGCAGCCCGGGTCTCCGTCCCGCGCCAGCCGTACGACGCCCTCCATGGTCAGGTCGTTGCCGTGACTGGACTGGAGCAGCGGGAGCACATAGCGGGCGGCCGCGAAGGTCTCCAGGCAGCCCCGGTTTCCGCAACGACAGACGGGGCCGGATTCATCGAGTGTAATATGTCCGATTTCTCCGGCGGTGCCGCCGGGACCCCGGTAGATCTTCCCGTCGATCACCAGGCCCGCGCCGACACCACTGGCGACCTTGATGTACGCCAGGTCCCGCACACCCTTGCCGCTGCCCCACACCAGCTCGCCGAGGGCGCCCAGGTTGGCGTCGTTGTCCACGTGCACCGGTACGCCGAGCCGCCCCCGCAGCTCCTCGGCGGGCCGGGCGCCCGTCCAGCCGGGCAGGATGGC
Proteins encoded in this window:
- the dxs gene encoding 1-deoxy-D-xylulose-5-phosphate synthase is translated as MPLLTRITGPRDLDRLTLEELDQLAQEIRTFLVEAVSKTGGHLGPNLGVVELTIALHRVFDSPKDKVLWDTGHQAYVHKLLTGRQDFSRLKMKGGLSGYPSQAESEHDVIENSHASTVLGWADGLAKANQLRKRDDHVVAVIGDGALTGGMAWEALNNIADAKDRPLVIVVNDNERSYAPTIGGLANHLATLRTTDGYERFLARTKEVLERTPVVGRPLYDTLHGAKKGLKDFIAPQGMFEDLGLKYVGPIDGHDIEALESALARAKRFGGPVIVHCLTEKGRGYQPALQDEADRFHAVGKIHPDTGLPIASSGADWTSVFGDEMVKLGKEREDVVAITAAMLQPVGLDRFAKIFPERVYDVGIAEQHGAVSAAGLATGGVHPVFAVYATFLNRAFDQVLMDVALHKCGVTFVLDRAGITGTDGASHNGMWDMSILQVVPGLRLAAPRDAEQVRAQLREAVDVDDAPTVVRFSKGAVGPAVPAVGRIGGMDVLREPGTTTPDVLLVSVGALAPMCLEIASLLDKQGISTTVVDPRWVKPVDEAMAPLAERHRVVVTVEDNSRVGGVGSSVAQALRDAGVDVPLRDFGIPPRFLDHASRAEVMAEIGLTAPDIARQVTGLVSRLDGRYERSAADEIEAARD
- a CDS encoding sugar ABC transporter permease — translated: MSIDKTSTSAADEHAVENPEAAAAAVTAVDPRLLVRERGLAGYLGEFKRKMKAGELGSIPVIIGLIVICVVFQSLNSAFLSAQNISDITVTMVGTGMISVGIVFVLLLGEIDLSVGSVSGASSAIAAVLAVNQGWPEWVAVLFAVGAGALIGAAHGFFFAVLGAPAFAVTLAGLLFWLGFMLQTLGENGTINLDSDGFIGQLTTYFFTDIAAAYGLAAVVTGIFFVTSFLGNRRREAAGVPSRPLSDTLLRTVLLAVVSFAAAFMYNQYKGLPLATVIFLVFLVGTDFVLRRTSYGRKVFALGGSVEASRRAGINVTAVRISVFAISGGFAAIGGLFLASKIASANQSAGTGDLLMNAIAAAVIGGTSLFGGRGRTWNALLGVLVIVSIQYGLQLESIAEPVKYMITAGVLLTTVVIDSITRRTQKTAGRA
- a CDS encoding ATP-binding cassette domain-containing protein — protein: MVHVSATPVLALRGVSKRFGAVQALTDVELEVHAGEVVALVGDNGAGKSTLVKTIAGVHPIDDGVIEWEGKAVSINRPHDAQALGIATVYQDLALCDNIDVVGNLFLGRELRKWGVLDEVEMERRSRELLQTLSIRIPSVRIPIASLSGGQRQTVAIARSMLGEPKLVILDEPTAALGVEQTAQVLDLVERLRERDHAVILISHNMADVKAVADKVAVLRLGRNNGVFEVKTTSQEEIISAITGATENAVTRRAARTNGEVSK
- a CDS encoding substrate-binding domain-containing protein, which gives rise to MRRAAVAIAAGAMAVSLAACGSAEEAGGDTDATGSAAAKGDNIKVGLLLPENKTARYEKFDRPLIEKKIKELTNNKAEIQYNNARQDANLQAQQVDTMITNKVDVLILDAVDAKAIKNSVQKAADAGIKVVAYDRLAEGPISAYTSFDNEEVGRTQGEALLKALGAKAKDSQIVMMNGSSTDPNAKQFKDGAHSVLDGKVKIGREFDTKEWSPDNANANMEAAITALGKDKIAGVYSANDGMAGGIITALKAAGIADIPVTGQDAELAAVQRILSDEQYMSVYKSYPQEAEVAAEMAVALAKGEDLGAIAKDKVSSGSAKDVPSVLVPVVSLTKDSINDTVIKDGIYTADEICTGSYKSACEKAGIGG
- a CDS encoding ROK family transcriptional regulator; this translates as METPGSQSSLHRANLERVVRAVRLAGSLTQAEIARTTGLSAATVSNIVRELKDGGTVEVTPTSAGGRRARSVSLSGDAGIVIGVDFGHTHLRVAVGNLAHQVLAEEAEPLDVDASASQGFDRAEELVNRLIAATGVDRAKIAGVGLGVPGPIDVESGTLGSTAILPGWTGARPAEELRGRLGVPVHVDNDANLGALGELVWGSGKGVRDLAYIKVASGVGAGLVIDGKIYRGPGGTAGEIGHITLDESGPVCRCGNRGCLETFAAARYVLPLLQSSHGNDLTMEGVVRLARDGDPGCRRVIADVGRHIGSGVANLCNLLNPSRVVLGGDLAEAGELVLGPIRESVGRYAIPSAARQLSVLPGALGGRAEVLGALALALSEMGDSTLLDGSAAGALPAVAPAFT